A section of the Paenibacillus odorifer genome encodes:
- a CDS encoding WecB/TagA/CpsF family glycosyltransferase: MKAESAVPTVPIFGIRVSKVDMAATVAYLTEAVHTRIPHQVITANPIMVMTALEDPAYMEIMKSAELVVPDGTGVVWAANYCKEPVTERVAGFDLLHELMQQGERYGWKVYLLGSTPEVIQETAERLQLQYPRVIIAGYHDGYFGPESDDEIIAGIVKTNPDLLFVARGADSQEPWIAKHKSKLGVPIMMGVGGSFDVISGKSKRAPKVFQKMRIEWLYRLLKEPTRYKRMLALPKFALKVVREKDKVTKV, encoded by the coding sequence GTGAAAGCAGAAAGCGCGGTACCTACAGTTCCTATTTTTGGGATTAGAGTCTCCAAGGTGGATATGGCAGCAACTGTTGCTTATTTGACAGAGGCGGTTCATACCCGTATCCCGCATCAAGTGATTACAGCTAATCCGATTATGGTTATGACTGCTTTGGAAGATCCAGCTTATATGGAGATAATGAAGTCAGCTGAATTGGTTGTCCCAGATGGAACCGGTGTGGTATGGGCTGCTAATTATTGTAAGGAGCCTGTAACCGAACGGGTAGCTGGGTTTGACCTGTTACATGAATTGATGCAACAGGGTGAAAGATATGGATGGAAGGTATATCTCCTTGGTTCTACACCTGAGGTGATTCAGGAAACCGCTGAAAGGTTACAATTGCAATATCCGCGTGTTATTATTGCAGGATATCATGACGGTTATTTTGGTCCGGAATCGGACGATGAAATTATTGCTGGAATTGTTAAAACCAATCCTGACTTATTATTTGTGGCCAGAGGCGCGGATAGTCAGGAACCATGGATTGCAAAACACAAATCCAAGTTAGGTGTTCCGATCATGATGGGGGTCGGCGGCAGCTTTGATGTAATTTCTGGCAAGAGCAAGAGAGCGCCAAAAGTTTTCCAAAAAATGAGAATTGAATGGTTGTACCGTTTATTAAAAGAGCCTACGCGGTACAAAAGAATGCTTGCGTTGCCGAAATTCGCATTAAAAGTGGTGCGTGAGAAAGATAAAGTAACAAAAGTCTAG
- the csaB gene encoding polysaccharide pyruvyl transferase CsaB yields the protein MVATPKKIVISGYYGFHNSGDEAVLQSILIALQQHSQAAGIEIEPIVLSIDPEWTSATYGVKSVHRMKLVEVRQAIYESSGLISGGGSLLQDVTGSKSIPYYLGIIKLAQWMGKPTFIYAQGIGPVNRKLFHPLIKSVFRKCTYISVRDEQSRELLLSMGLEQKNIEVVPDPVMGLSLPDDTDAAELPESSDSLPVVGISVRYWEQDRKELDALAQGLIKANLEKPLHLRFLPFHLPSDIEASRYVMEKLEENISQHGGQVSICEDASHPQHMLREVGQCEVLIGMRLHSLIYAAGRRVPLIGISYDPKIDHFLDRVRCQPVGTTQSLDAGQVAAEIGHLLETTEGWRNERETILSSLIQEAGAPARQIVEYFHHKG from the coding sequence ATGGTCGCCACTCCTAAAAAGATAGTTATTTCCGGTTATTACGGTTTCCATAACAGCGGGGATGAGGCGGTACTGCAATCTATATTGATTGCACTGCAACAACATTCTCAAGCTGCAGGTATAGAGATCGAACCCATTGTCTTGTCCATCGATCCTGAGTGGACTAGCGCCACATATGGAGTGAAATCTGTGCACCGGATGAAGCTGGTTGAAGTCCGTCAAGCTATTTATGAGAGTTCTGGTCTGATCAGCGGTGGAGGTAGCTTGCTGCAAGATGTAACAGGAAGCAAGAGTATTCCTTACTATTTAGGTATTATCAAGCTTGCGCAGTGGATGGGTAAACCGACCTTTATTTATGCGCAAGGAATCGGACCTGTGAATCGTAAGCTTTTCCACCCATTAATCAAATCAGTGTTTCGCAAATGTACCTATATCTCTGTGCGGGATGAACAATCCCGCGAGCTTTTACTTTCTATGGGATTAGAACAGAAGAACATAGAGGTTGTTCCTGACCCGGTGATGGGCTTATCTTTACCTGATGATACTGATGCTGCTGAATTACCAGAGTCTTCAGATTCACTTCCGGTAGTAGGTATTTCGGTACGTTATTGGGAACAAGATCGCAAGGAGCTGGACGCTCTTGCTCAAGGCTTGATTAAGGCGAATCTTGAGAAACCATTGCATTTAAGATTCCTTCCGTTTCATCTTCCATCTGATATTGAAGCCTCACGTTATGTGATGGAGAAGCTGGAAGAAAATATAAGCCAGCATGGGGGTCAGGTCAGTATTTGTGAAGATGCCAGTCATCCGCAACACATGCTGCGGGAAGTAGGGCAATGTGAAGTGCTGATCGGAATGCGTCTTCATAGCCTGATTTATGCCGCAGGGCGGCGAGTTCCGCTGATTGGTATCTCTTATGATCCGAAAATTGATCATTTTCTAGACAGAGTTCGGTGTCAGCCTGTGGGCACGACCCAATCATTAGATGCTGGACAGGTTGCTGCTGAGATAGGCCATCTTTTGGAAACAACAGAGGGATGGAGAAATGAGCGGGAGACGATCCTCTCCTCGTTGATTCAAGAAGCAGGGGCTCCAGCACGGCAAATCGTAGAATATTTCCACCATAAAGGATGA
- a CDS encoding DUF5693 family protein, whose amino-acid sequence MRQKWQRWNITSRKWLWIIVVVGVIAALPVVYDRLQTEKSSKTVEFVFDYRDLVDVASYRANPQDYISEQLDRLKDAGVQSMAIYESTLEDYRKARRLMIWGAADIANLTDTIIPENENYTYILFTSADYSDTLAPVIKEAFSNLGINSRDWSFRGQQGLIIETPLEDATLKPLQPDPFTLEMLHNKGFSIVPRLVDSLTYNEATVKKLLDRYEELGVKRILFEGESVKGFNDDADTGSITDFANLLKERGMGIAAIENIKKQQKGFNRLAYLLDYNVTRLYSLSEGDSALDPKVISDRFALATKDRNIRMIYLNTIPARNTAKAQVTDTLDNLITSLSEPGGAVEQIEDNGFKLGQATAFEVVDSSYQRYFKLVAVVGAVSLVALLVSYFIPQLTLAAWVLGLIGSAGLMLVKPEMFEQALALAAAISAPTLAVVLAIRKVNEMGPPLRSNPLTYKAMSPQRRFTHSLVLYFKTSLISLSAVPFMIALLNNVTYSLVLNQFRGVSLLHMAPIGLVALYVLLYRGDFVFNKTGKLLRTPITFAMIIIAFVLAVVGYYYMTRTGNGGSVSPLEMVLRTFLENTVGVRPRNKEFLLAHPLLILGAFLAFRYRNAAFIMIIAVIGQLSMVDTFAHIHSPVLISLIRGLLGLGLGLIIGVIAVIVWQIAEGCWKRWSPLLKR is encoded by the coding sequence GTGCGGCAAAAATGGCAACGTTGGAATATTACTTCCCGAAAGTGGCTGTGGATCATAGTTGTGGTTGGCGTTATAGCAGCCTTGCCTGTGGTCTATGATCGACTGCAGACGGAGAAGTCTTCCAAGACAGTAGAATTTGTATTTGATTATCGTGATCTGGTTGATGTAGCCAGCTATCGTGCAAATCCACAAGATTATATTTCCGAACAGTTAGATCGCCTTAAAGACGCTGGTGTACAGAGCATGGCGATTTACGAAAGCACATTGGAAGATTACCGTAAGGCGCGTCGTCTAATGATATGGGGTGCGGCTGATATAGCTAATCTTACGGACACGATCATTCCTGAAAATGAGAACTATACCTATATTCTTTTTACCAGTGCTGATTACAGCGATACTTTAGCGCCTGTAATTAAAGAAGCATTTAGTAATCTTGGGATTAACTCAAGAGACTGGAGTTTCCGCGGACAGCAGGGTCTTATCATTGAGACCCCGCTAGAAGATGCTACATTGAAGCCGCTCCAGCCCGATCCATTTACACTGGAGATGCTGCACAACAAGGGATTCAGTATTGTACCTCGTCTTGTGGATTCTCTGACTTATAATGAAGCCACGGTAAAGAAGCTGTTGGATCGTTATGAGGAATTGGGTGTTAAACGGATTCTATTTGAAGGTGAGTCTGTTAAAGGGTTTAATGATGATGCCGATACTGGCAGTATCACTGACTTTGCTAATCTCCTTAAGGAACGTGGAATGGGGATTGCAGCAATTGAGAATATTAAGAAACAGCAAAAGGGCTTTAACAGGCTCGCTTATTTGCTGGATTATAATGTGACGCGTTTATATTCCCTTAGTGAGGGTGATTCTGCTTTAGATCCAAAAGTGATTTCGGACCGTTTCGCTCTGGCAACAAAGGATCGGAATATCCGCATGATCTACTTAAACACGATTCCTGCAAGAAATACTGCTAAGGCACAGGTAACAGATACATTAGATAATCTTATTACCAGCCTAAGCGAACCAGGCGGAGCTGTTGAGCAGATTGAAGATAATGGATTTAAGTTGGGACAAGCTACGGCATTTGAGGTTGTAGATTCCTCTTATCAACGTTACTTTAAGTTAGTTGCGGTGGTTGGAGCAGTGTCTTTAGTGGCTCTGCTGGTCTCTTACTTCATTCCACAGCTCACGCTTGCTGCCTGGGTGTTAGGTCTGATTGGAAGTGCAGGCCTGATGCTAGTGAAGCCTGAAATGTTTGAACAAGCGCTCGCGCTTGCCGCTGCGATAAGTGCACCAACGCTTGCCGTTGTGCTTGCCATTCGTAAGGTTAATGAAATGGGGCCACCTCTACGGAGCAATCCCCTTACCTATAAGGCTATGAGCCCGCAACGCCGGTTTACACATAGCTTAGTGCTTTATTTTAAGACTTCACTGATCTCTTTGAGCGCTGTGCCGTTTATGATAGCACTGCTTAATAATGTTACTTATAGCCTGGTTCTCAACCAGTTCCGTGGTGTCAGTCTGCTTCATATGGCGCCTATCGGTCTTGTGGCACTTTACGTACTTTTGTATCGCGGGGATTTTGTCTTTAACAAGACAGGTAAGCTGCTGCGGACACCAATCACATTTGCGATGATTATCATTGCCTTTGTTTTGGCGGTTGTTGGCTATTATTACATGACCCGTACAGGTAACGGTGGCAGTGTGAGTCCGCTGGAAATGGTATTACGTACATTCTTGGAGAATACGGTTGGCGTTCGACCGCGTAATAAAGAGTTCTTGCTAGCGCATCCGTTATTAATTCTTGGCGCATTCTTGGCCTTTAGATATCGGAATGCAGCGTTTATCATGATTATTGCTGTAATCGGTCAGCTCTCCATGGTGGATACCTTTGCACATATTCACTCGCCAGTTCTGATCTCGCTCATTCGTGGCTTGCTCGGTCTTGGATTAGGACTGATCATTGGTGTGATTGCCGTAATCGTATGGCAAATTGCAGAAGGGTGTTGGAAACGATGGTCGCCACTCCTAAAAAGATAG
- a CDS encoding phospho-sugar mutase produces the protein MTQLSAKAADTLSRWLQDPSVDEATKAELRALENEPQELEERFYRDLEFGTGGLRGVIGAGSNRINRYTVGRATQGFANYILEKHTGEGRPSVVIAHDSRRFSPEFTLEAALVLAANGIEAHLFTSLRSTPQLSFSVRYLKATGGIVITASHNPPEYNGYKVYNSEGGQLVPHEAEKVISYILEVDTFDGVKRISQEEAEAQGLLHWLGEKDDEAFTDTVAAVSLASEEIASTLGKDFKIVYTPLHGTGNLPVRRVLEKIGFTQVHVVPEQEQPDSEFSTVKSPNPEEREAFTLAMKLGEELNADLLIGTDPDADRMGAVVRDNEGKFVVLSGNQSGALMIHYYLSRLQEQGKLPRNGAVVKTIVTSEMGAAVASHYGATVFNTLTGFKYIGEKMTQFEQSGEYTYLFGYEESYGYLAGNYARDKDAVLAAMLIAEAGAYYKAQGKTLYDVLQELYEQFGYFLESLESRTLKGKDGVAQIQGIMNDWRSNAPQEIAGSAVTEIQDYSLGLNGLPKENVLKYLLADGSWFCLRPSGTEPKIKVYFAVVGDSLQNAKDKVAALSKQVMARVDGGQ, from the coding sequence ATGACTCAATTAAGTGCAAAAGCGGCAGACACATTATCCCGCTGGTTGCAGGACCCTTCTGTTGACGAGGCTACAAAGGCAGAGCTTCGCGCTCTGGAGAATGAGCCACAGGAGCTTGAAGAGCGTTTTTACAGAGACTTAGAGTTTGGTACAGGCGGCTTGCGTGGGGTTATTGGTGCGGGCAGCAATCGTATCAATCGTTATACTGTTGGCAGAGCTACACAAGGCTTCGCTAATTATATTCTAGAAAAGCATACTGGAGAAGGCAGACCTTCGGTTGTTATCGCGCATGACTCTCGCCGCTTCTCGCCTGAATTCACACTTGAGGCTGCTCTCGTACTGGCTGCTAATGGTATCGAGGCGCATTTGTTTACTTCCCTTCGTTCAACACCACAGCTGTCATTCAGTGTGCGTTATTTGAAAGCAACGGGTGGTATTGTAATCACCGCGAGCCATAACCCTCCTGAATACAATGGTTATAAGGTCTATAATTCGGAAGGCGGACAGCTTGTACCACACGAAGCCGAAAAGGTCATTTCTTACATACTAGAGGTTGACACTTTTGATGGTGTAAAGCGGATTTCGCAAGAAGAAGCTGAAGCTCAAGGGCTGTTGCACTGGCTAGGAGAGAAGGATGACGAAGCGTTTACTGATACTGTTGCTGCGGTCAGTCTTGCAAGTGAAGAGATTGCCTCTACGCTTGGAAAAGACTTCAAAATCGTATACACTCCGCTGCATGGTACAGGTAATTTGCCAGTCCGCCGTGTACTTGAGAAAATCGGCTTCACCCAGGTGCATGTTGTACCTGAGCAAGAGCAGCCGGATTCTGAATTCTCTACAGTGAAATCTCCGAACCCGGAGGAACGTGAAGCTTTTACGCTGGCTATGAAGCTGGGCGAAGAGTTGAATGCTGACCTTTTGATTGGTACAGATCCTGATGCAGACCGTATGGGTGCGGTAGTTCGCGACAATGAAGGTAAATTTGTTGTTCTGTCCGGCAATCAATCCGGAGCACTGATGATTCATTACTATTTGAGTCGTTTGCAGGAACAAGGAAAGCTGCCTCGCAATGGTGCGGTTGTAAAGACTATCGTTACTAGCGAAATGGGGGCTGCTGTAGCTTCTCATTATGGTGCAACTGTATTTAATACGCTGACTGGCTTCAAATATATTGGAGAAAAGATGACGCAGTTCGAACAATCCGGAGAATACACATATCTTTTCGGATATGAAGAAAGCTATGGTTATCTTGCAGGCAATTATGCTCGTGATAAGGATGCTGTTCTTGCTGCTATGCTTATCGCTGAAGCAGGTGCTTATTATAAAGCTCAAGGCAAAACATTATATGATGTTCTTCAGGAATTGTACGAGCAGTTCGGATACTTCTTGGAAAGCTTGGAGTCCCGTACGCTGAAAGGCAAAGATGGCGTTGCGCAAATTCAAGGAATCATGAATGATTGGCGTTCTAATGCACCACAAGAAATTGCTGGATCTGCCGTAACAGAAATTCAGGATTATTCCCTGGGCTTAAATGGACTGCCGAAGGAAAATGTACTGAAGTATTTGCTGGCTGACGGATCTTGGTTCTGCCTGCGCCCTTCCGGCACAGAACCTAAGATTAAAGTTTATTTTGCAGTAGTGGGTGACTCCCTGCAGAATGCTAAGGATAAGGTTGCTGCACTGTCGAAACAAGTTATGGCTCGCGTTGACGGAGGACAATAA
- the fabZ gene encoding 3-hydroxyacyl-ACP dehydratase FabZ, whose translation MLDINQIQEIIPHRPPFLLVDKIIEIEMGKKAVGIKNVTINEPFFVGHFPGYPVMPGVLITEALAQVGAVAILGVEANRGRIGFLAGLDGFRFRGQVVPGDTLTLEVEITRLKGSIGKGQATASVEGKVVASGEIMFALS comes from the coding sequence ATGCTGGATATCAACCAAATTCAAGAAATCATCCCCCATCGGCCTCCATTTCTGCTGGTGGACAAAATTATCGAGATTGAAATGGGCAAAAAAGCTGTAGGAATCAAAAATGTAACGATCAATGAACCGTTCTTTGTAGGTCACTTTCCGGGCTATCCGGTAATGCCGGGTGTACTGATTACAGAAGCCCTTGCACAAGTGGGTGCGGTTGCTATCCTGGGAGTAGAGGCTAATCGCGGCCGAATCGGTTTTTTAGCTGGGCTGGACGGATTCCGTTTCCGTGGTCAAGTGGTACCAGGCGATACACTTACTCTTGAAGTAGAGATCACCCGTCTTAAGGGCAGCATCGGAAAAGGACAAGCTACTGCTTCCGTTGAAGGTAAGGTTGTAGCCTCTGGAGAAATTATGTTTGCTCTGAGCTAA
- a CDS encoding DNA-directed RNA polymerase subunit beta yields the protein MDRQEKVKSEEKKEPSPRGISKWTMIQWVLIPLLLVAALGGGLAVGYVVLGKKELSDALQWSTWRHVYDLVFAP from the coding sequence ATGGATCGACAGGAAAAAGTTAAATCGGAAGAGAAGAAAGAACCCTCTCCACGAGGGATCTCCAAATGGACCATGATACAATGGGTTCTTATTCCCTTGCTTCTCGTAGCTGCACTTGGAGGCGGCCTGGCCGTCGGTTACGTTGTCCTGGGTAAGAAAGAGTTAAGCGATGCTCTGCAGTGGAGCACGTGGAGACATGTATATGATTTGGTTTTTGCTCCATAA
- a CDS encoding flagellar hook-basal body protein produces the protein MNNSTISAAVSMSSLQQRLDIIADNLANMDTNGYKSKQGSFEDVLTRVQQQSDDYDQPGRSTPLGFNMGFGTYVPSISTNWEEGPLKETGSPTDLAIQGNGLFGVQVNGTTAYTRQGDFHFIPDTTDAKMMVLVDNTGNSVLNTEGKPLTVPVGVNAAIDESGRVLTKKTENGPVQVAGTIMIVEPKTQNALKAVDGNFYMLADGVTAQQAFVQRAAGEASGIGVRSGWLEQSNVDMTSEMTEMMQIQRTYQLVARALSSSDQMFGLANNMRA, from the coding sequence ATGAACAACTCAACGATTAGTGCAGCAGTCTCCATGTCGAGCCTTCAGCAGCGGCTTGATATTATAGCGGATAATCTAGCCAACATGGATACCAATGGTTATAAGAGCAAGCAGGGCTCTTTTGAGGACGTGCTGACTCGTGTACAACAGCAATCGGATGATTATGACCAACCGGGCCGTTCTACACCCCTAGGCTTTAATATGGGTTTTGGGACTTATGTGCCTTCGATCTCAACGAATTGGGAAGAGGGTCCCCTTAAAGAAACAGGGAGTCCGACCGACTTAGCCATTCAGGGCAACGGGCTTTTTGGTGTTCAGGTCAATGGTACTACGGCGTACACACGTCAGGGTGATTTTCACTTTATTCCTGACACGACTGATGCCAAGATGATGGTATTGGTTGATAACACAGGAAACTCCGTTTTAAATACAGAGGGCAAACCTCTAACGGTTCCTGTAGGTGTGAATGCTGCTATCGATGAATCCGGTCGTGTGTTAACGAAAAAGACGGAGAATGGACCTGTTCAGGTAGCGGGTACTATAATGATAGTAGAACCTAAGACACAGAATGCCTTAAAGGCTGTCGACGGGAATTTCTATATGCTTGCAGATGGAGTTACAGCACAGCAGGCTTTTGTACAAAGAGCGGCAGGCGAGGCATCTGGAATTGGAGTGCGCTCAGGATGGCTGGAGCAGTCGAATGTCGATATGACCTCAGAAATGACAGAAATGATGCAGATTCAACGCACGTATCAACTCGTAGCTCGGGCACTTTCGTCCAGTGATCAGATGTTTGGTCTAGCCAATAACATGCGCGCGTAG
- a CDS encoding flagellar hook-basal body protein, producing the protein MIRGLYTAAAGMVTQQRRHDTATQNIANLNTTGYKQVDSVNHAFPDVLISAMSNGNTKPVGRLNTGVFAEQSISQYLQGDLRESGKTMDFALSTDLQVADPVTGQNISFDGSGKYVSPEGEVVYRPQAFFTVQDAEGNNLYTRNGSFSINAATGEVLSSGGFKVLDSTGKPLVLTGNQDTLKVDGQGNLLNPVTGLPTGTKLGVSVVTKPQELVRDGNGVFHADDVEAADIRFSNGTDNMQVRQGYLESSNVDPTQVTVDLNAAYRAYEANQKIVQYYDGSLQKAVSEVGRV; encoded by the coding sequence ATGATAAGAGGATTATATACAGCCGCTGCAGGTATGGTTACACAGCAGCGTAGACATGATACGGCAACACAGAACATCGCTAACTTGAATACAACGGGGTACAAGCAGGTTGACAGTGTCAATCATGCTTTTCCGGATGTATTGATCTCTGCTATGAGTAATGGCAATACCAAGCCAGTGGGGCGTCTTAACACTGGGGTTTTTGCAGAACAGTCGATATCCCAATATTTACAGGGTGATTTAAGGGAGAGCGGCAAGACCATGGATTTTGCTTTATCTACGGATTTGCAAGTAGCTGATCCTGTGACAGGTCAAAATATCTCCTTTGATGGTTCGGGCAAATATGTAAGCCCTGAGGGTGAGGTTGTTTATCGTCCACAGGCCTTCTTTACTGTACAGGATGCTGAAGGGAATAATCTGTATACGCGAAATGGGAGCTTCTCAATAAACGCGGCTACAGGAGAGGTACTGAGCAGTGGTGGCTTCAAGGTTCTTGATTCCACAGGCAAGCCCCTTGTCTTGACAGGAAATCAGGACACCCTTAAAGTGGACGGGCAGGGTAATTTGCTTAATCCAGTAACAGGACTTCCGACAGGGACCAAGCTTGGTGTGAGTGTAGTAACAAAGCCACAGGAGCTTGTACGTGACGGTAATGGTGTATTTCACGCTGATGATGTAGAGGCGGCAGATATCCGTTTCTCTAACGGAACAGATAACATGCAAGTACGCCAAGGTTACTTGGAAAGCTCCAATGTAGATCCTACTCAGGTTACTGTGGATTTGAATGCCGCCTATCGGGCTTATGAAGCGAACCAGAAGATTGTTCAATATTATGATGGCAGCTTGCAGAAGGCTGTAAGTGAAGTTGGCAGGGTTTAG
- a CDS encoding rod shape-determining protein: MFSKDIGIDLGTANVLIHVKGRGVVLDEPSVVTLESDTKRVLAVGEQARRMVGRTPGNIITIRPLRDGVIADFEITEMMLKYFIDRVGGRSWYARPRILICAPTNITSVEQKSIREAAERSGAKEVFMEEEPKAAAIGAGMDIYQPSGNMVVDIGGGTTDVAVLSMGDVVTASSIKVAGDKFDEAILRYIKQKYKLLIGERTAEDIKVTIGTVRPGLMQAEMDIRGRDMVSGLPQTLTITSGEVKEALWDPVSSIVAAAKSVLERTPPELSADIIDRGVVLTGGGALLNGLDELLSEELHVPVWIAEDPMHCVVKGTGIMLDNLDKVVKKKF, encoded by the coding sequence ATGTTTAGCAAGGATATCGGAATCGACCTCGGCACGGCCAATGTGCTCATACATGTTAAGGGAAGGGGAGTCGTTCTGGATGAACCTTCCGTGGTCACACTTGAAAGTGATACGAAGAGAGTCCTTGCGGTGGGAGAACAGGCACGTCGCATGGTTGGACGTACACCTGGAAATATTATAACAATCCGTCCTCTCCGGGATGGTGTCATTGCAGATTTTGAAATCACAGAAATGATGCTTAAGTATTTTATCGACCGCGTTGGCGGCCGGTCCTGGTACGCACGGCCCCGTATTCTGATTTGCGCCCCTACAAATATTACATCTGTGGAACAGAAGTCCATACGGGAAGCGGCGGAGCGGAGCGGGGCTAAGGAAGTTTTTATGGAGGAAGAGCCAAAAGCCGCTGCAATCGGAGCGGGAATGGATATTTATCAGCCTAGTGGGAACATGGTCGTCGATATCGGTGGCGGAACGACGGATGTAGCCGTACTTTCTATGGGCGACGTCGTTACCGCTTCTTCGATTAAAGTCGCAGGAGACAAGTTCGATGAGGCCATTTTAAGATATATTAAACAAAAGTATAAGCTGTTAATCGGCGAACGTACGGCAGAGGATATTAAGGTTACAATTGGCACCGTGCGTCCAGGCCTGATGCAGGCTGAAATGGATATTCGTGGTCGTGATATGGTAAGTGGACTCCCTCAGACGCTCACTATTACTTCAGGCGAGGTAAAAGAAGCACTATGGGATCCGGTTTCTTCTATTGTGGCAGCTGCTAAGTCCGTTCTGGAACGTACACCGCCTGAGCTATCAGCAGATATTATTGACCGGGGTGTTGTTCTAACTGGCGGTGGCGCTTTACTTAATGGATTGGACGAGCTCCTCTCGGAAGAATTACATGTTCCGGTGTGGATAGCGGAAGACCCGATGCATTGTGTAGTTAAGGGAACAGGAATAATGCTGGATAATTTGGACAAGGTCGTTAAGAAAAAGTTCTAA
- the spoIIID gene encoding sporulation transcriptional regulator SpoIIID produces MHDYIKERTIKIGRCIVETRHTVRTIAKEFGVSKSTVHKDLTERLPEINPDLADQVKHILEYHKSIRHLRGGEATKIKYKKSTGKKREVAVASKP; encoded by the coding sequence GTGCACGATTACATCAAGGAACGTACGATCAAAATCGGACGCTGCATCGTGGAAACCAGGCATACGGTCCGGACCATAGCCAAGGAATTTGGCGTTTCAAAGAGCACGGTGCATAAAGATTTAACTGAGCGTCTGCCAGAGATCAACCCTGATCTGGCCGATCAGGTGAAGCACATTCTCGAATATCACAAGTCCATCCGACATCTTCGGGGGGGAGAAGCCACAAAAATCAAATATAAAAAATCGACGGGGAAAAAACGTGAGGTTGCTGTAGCATCAAAGCCATGA